The sequence TCCAAAGCCCTGATCAATATGGCGCGGAAAATGGAGGAGCGTTACGGCATCCCCTACATCGAAGAGTCTTTCTATGGTGTAGAAGATATAAATCGATGTTTGCGAAATATTGCAGCAAAATTGGGCGAGTCCCTTCGGGATAGCTCCGCTTCACGCGATTTGCAAGAACGGACAGAAAAGCTGATTGCCGAAGAAACTTCCGCTTTAAATGTAAAACTCGCTCCCTATCGCGATCGCCTTAAGGGCAAGCGCGTTGTCCTTTATACCGGGGGTGTGAAAAGCTGGTCTATTATCTCGGCAGCAAAGGACTTGGGCATGGAAGTTGTTGCTACCAGTACTAAGAAAAGTACTGAGGAAGACAAAGCCCGCATCAAGCAGTTACTCGGTCAAGATGGCATTACCTTGGAAAAGGGCAATCCTCAAGAAATACTGCGGGTGATTAACGAAACCAACGCAGAGATGTTAATTGCTGGGGGTCGTAACCAATACACTGCTCTAAAAGCCCGGATTCCTTTCCTCGACATCAACCAGGAACGCCACCACGCCTACGCTGGTTATAGCGGTATGGTAGAAATGGCGCGAGAACTGGATGAAGCCCTCTACAGCCCCGTGTGGGAGCAAGTCCGCAAACCAGCACCTTGGGAAGACGACCAAGAAAATGTCACCACCTCACCACGTCTTTCCATCTCCTTATCTTTAGAGGAGGATGAATAATGGCAAAGGTTGTCATTCCTAACAAGCCAGTTATTGTCAATCCCCTTAAGCAAAGCCAAACTTTAGGTGCAGCCCTGGCCTTTTTGGGTTTGAAAGGGATGATGCCTTTACTTCACGGTTCCCAAGGTTGTACTGCCTTCGCTAAAGTCATACTAGTGCGGCATTTCCGAGAGGCGATTCCCCTTTCTACAACCGCAATGACAGAAGTCACTACCATCTTGGGTGGTGAGGAGAATGTCGAACAAGCAATTCTCACCTTGGTACAGAAGTCTCAGCCAGAAATCATCGGTTTGTGTACTACTGGACTGACGGAAACCAGAGGGGATGATATGGACGGCATTCTCAAGGATTTTCGCCAACGTCACCCAGAATTGGATGAGTTGCCAATTATATTAGTCTCCTCACCGGATTTTAAAGGCTCACTGCAAGATGGTTTTGCAGCGGCGGTGGAAAGCATCGTCAAAGAAGTTCCCCAACCAGGAGAACCGAAAGCGCAACAAGTGACAATTTTGATGAGTTCTGCTTTCACACCGGGGGATGTGCAGCAAATCAAGGAAATTGTCAGTACTTTTGGGTTGACGCCAATCGTTGTTCCCGATCTTTCCGCTTCTTTGGATGGTCACTTGGATGATTCCTACAGTCCCATCACTGGCGGTGGTACAACTTTAGTGCAACTCCACAAAGTCGGTAGTTCTGTCTATACTTTGGCGTTGGGTGAAAGTATGCGGGGTGCAGCCAAAATCCTGGAACAAAAATTTGGCACACCTTACGAAGTATTTACCGAACTGACTGGGTTAGAAGCGGTAGACAAATTGATGCTATTTTTGGCGAATTTGAGCGGGAATGCAGTTCCGGAGAAATACCGCCGCCAACGCCGCCAACTACAAGACGCAATGTTGGACACTCATTTTTACTTTGGCAGGAAAAAGGTATCGCTAGCGCTGGAACCGGATTTACTGTGGTCAACAGTGTATTTTCTGCAATCAATGGGTGCAGAAATTCAAGCTGCTGTGACTACTACGCGATCGCCACTTTTGGAAAAACTCCCCATTAATAGCGTCACCATCGGTGATTTTGAAGACTTTGAGATCCTTGCTGCTGATTCTGATCTATTGATTGGCAACTCTCATACGAATGCGATCGCCAAACGCTTGCGAATTCCCCTCTATCGCCAAGGTATCCCCATTTTTGACCGTTTAGGTAATGGTCAATTTACCAAAGTGGGTTACAGAGGCACAATGGAGTTTTTATTTGATTTGGGCAATCTCTTTTTGCATGAAGAGGAAGCAAAAGTCAGAGATAGAGATGTTCAAGGTGATTTTTAATTGTTGTTTGTTGTTTGTTGATTGTTGTTTGGGATAAGTCAACAAGCACCAACCACCAACTACCAACCACCAACTACCAACTAAAAAAATGAAAATAGCCTTCACAACTAGTGACCAAGTTCATATCAATGCTCACTTCGGTTGGGCAAAGATGATTGATGTTTATGAGATTTCTTCAGAGGGTTATCAATTTGTGGAAACTCTCAATTTCGATGGCGACCTCAAACAAGATGGCAACGAGGACAAAGTTGCCCCTAAACTTGATGCATTGAATGATTGCACGATTGTTTATGTTTCGGCAATTGGTGGGACTGCGGCTGCCAAATTAATCAAAAAAGGTGTCACTCCTGTCAAAGCACGTTCAGACCAAGAAGAAATTACTGATGTGCTCAATAAATTAGTTCAAACTCTCAAAGGAAGCCCACCACCTTGGCTGCGTAAAGCTTTACAACAAAAAAACCTGAACTTTGATGAATTGGAAGAAGAAACCACTGTATGAGTGCAACTAATAGTGTTAATGGAACCGTTCCTAATGAAGTTGTAACTTCACCTTTTCTGAAAGCGATCGTTCAACAAATCCGGGGTCAAGATAGTTACGGTGTTTACCGGAATTGGTCAGATGAATTAATTCTCAAACCGTATGTTGTTAGCAAACAAAAGAAACGCGAAATTTCTGTTGAGGGTGATGTCGATCCGGTAACAGTTGGACGGATTATGGCATTTTATCGCGCTGTAGCTGCCCGTATTGAACAAGAAACCGGTTTATTATCTCAGGTTGTAGTTGATTTGAGCCATGAAGGA is a genomic window of Fischerella sp. PCC 9605 containing:
- the nifN gene encoding nitrogenase iron-molybdenum cofactor biosynthesis protein NifN is translated as MAKVVIPNKPVIVNPLKQSQTLGAALAFLGLKGMMPLLHGSQGCTAFAKVILVRHFREAIPLSTTAMTEVTTILGGEENVEQAILTLVQKSQPEIIGLCTTGLTETRGDDMDGILKDFRQRHPELDELPIILVSSPDFKGSLQDGFAAAVESIVKEVPQPGEPKAQQVTILMSSAFTPGDVQQIKEIVSTFGLTPIVVPDLSASLDGHLDDSYSPITGGGTTLVQLHKVGSSVYTLALGESMRGAAKILEQKFGTPYEVFTELTGLEAVDKLMLFLANLSGNAVPEKYRRQRRQLQDAMLDTHFYFGRKKVSLALEPDLLWSTVYFLQSMGAEIQAAVTTTRSPLLEKLPINSVTIGDFEDFEILAADSDLLIGNSHTNAIAKRLRIPLYRQGIPIFDRLGNGQFTKVGYRGTMEFLFDLGNLFLHEEEAKVRDRDVQGDF
- the nifX gene encoding nitrogen fixation protein NifX, which produces MKIAFTTSDQVHINAHFGWAKMIDVYEISSEGYQFVETLNFDGDLKQDGNEDKVAPKLDALNDCTIVYVSAIGGTAAAKLIKKGVTPVKARSDQEEITDVLNKLVQTLKGSPPPWLRKALQQKNLNFDELEEETTV
- a CDS encoding NifX-associated nitrogen fixation protein → MSATNSVNGTVPNEVVTSPFLKAIVQQIRGQDSYGVYRNWSDELILKPYVVSKQKKREISVEGDVDPVTVGRIMAFYRAVAARIEQETGLLSQVVVDLSHEGFGWALVFSGRLLLAVKTLRDAHRFGFESLEKVAEEGEKLVQKGVELAQKFSEVGRL